A segment of the Topomyia yanbarensis strain Yona2022 unplaced genomic scaffold, ASM3024719v1 HiC_scaffold_75, whole genome shotgun sequence genome:
ATGGAACCAGGAAACTCGAAACAAAATAATTCCATTAAGACTAATAATTCTGTATTCTTAGGTAACATTCcgtttttttcttcttattttGCCGTCAGTGATAATGCTAGTTTACCATAGATACAATTGAAATGCATCCCACAACTGCGTCTGTTGTACCACCAACGCATTTATCAAAGTCTGATCCTGGTTGGATTGATTTAGGATTAGGTTATCAGATCCGCATACCGGCCATAGCCGAAGAAGGCAATACTTCTGAACAGGTTCAACTTGAGGATGTATgcgttaaaccacaaccagccAAACCACCAGAAGTGGAATCATCGATTTTCTACTTTGTGGAAACACGTAATCTGGACGAGCCAAGTTGTGTTGATTTGAAAATCAAACTACAGCCGGACGCCGTAACCAAGAAACAGGTGGAGTCGCTGGAGGATTTCATTCACAAGTGCAACTTTTGTGTCAGTCGTTTCTCGATAATGGAGCAACTTAGGAGACATTTGTTGCGCCATGCAAAGATTGAGTGCAGTCAATGTAGCGAAAAGTTCCACAATTCTTTCGAGCGAGACTGGCATTTGAGGCGATTCCATGGGGAAGATGCagcatttgataaagttatcgGAATTCATCACTTCTGCCGGTGCTGTCAACTTAGCTTCCCCACGAAACAAGAAATATGCACGCACCTGCAAAAGTGCCACCAGGTTTACGTCGAACAGGAACTGCAAAAACAGTTCGAAAGTTCGGAAAACGTTCTTCACTACTCTAGTGTTGCCGTCCACTATCAAGACACAGATTCAATTCGTTGTGTGTACTGCAACCAGATTTTCAAAACTTCCGACACACTGGCAGAACATTTCCGAACCAAGCACATGAGCACTCCGTCCGAGTGCAACTACTGTCCGGAAACGTTCAGCGCATTAGCTCTGCTGAGGAGACATAAGAAAGAGGTTCATGGAGTGGTGTCGAACGCGAACCACAAACCGACACGATGCAAACCGCCCTACTGAGAAAGATTGTGTGTGcgttaaaattgtaaaaatatacTTGACTCATTATTTCTAaacagtaaaaaatattttatattattgATGACTTTTTAAAATTCTATTCTACTTAAATGTCGTTTGATTTTGCTGCTATTACCGATAATGcaatccg
Coding sequences within it:
- the LOC131696119 gene encoding zinc finger protein 26-like translates to MEPGNSKQNNSIKTNNSVFLDTIEMHPTTASVVPPTHLSKSDPGWIDLGLGYQIRIPAIAEEGNTSEQVQLEDVCVKPQPAKPPEVESSIFYFVETRNLDEPSCVDLKIKLQPDAVTKKQVESLEDFIHKCNFCVSRFSIMEQLRRHLLRHAKIECSQCSEKFHNSFERDWHLRRFHGEDAAFDKVIGIHHFCRCCQLSFPTKQEICTHLQKCHQVYVEQELQKQFESSENVLHYSSVAVHYQDTDSIRCVYCNQIFKTSDTLAEHFRTKHMSTPSECNYCPETFSALALLRRHKKEVHGVVSNANHKPTRCKPPY